One Intestinimonas butyriciproducens genomic window, AAAATGTGACGTGCGCATATTTTTCCGTCTCTGCGATCCGGAGCTGGGTAAGTCCCAGCTTGGAGATATATTCGCCGAAAATATTGGTGAGCTTATGGTGGGGGAATGCCACCGTCACATTGGGCATAGTGGCGTCGTACTCGGTGGTGCAGACATAGTGGAGGGGGAAAAATCCCTTCTTCCGCTCTACATCGGTAAAGTCCGGATCCACCAGACAACGGGTGATCTCCCGCGCCCGGTCCGGGCGGAAGTTCATGAAGACAACGGAGTCCTCCCCGCCAATGACCGCCTCCTTACAGCAGACAACAGGCACCACAAACTCGTCGGTCACGCCGGCGTCGTAGGATTTCTGCACCGCATTCACCGGGTCCGGCTCAAAGGGGCCCTCTCCCAGCACCAGCGCATCATAGGCCTTCTGCACCCGGTCCCAGCGCTTATCCCGGTCCATGGCGTAATACCGGCCGGAGATCACACCGATCTTGGCGTTGCCCAGCGCCTCGCACTTGGCCTGCAACCGCGCCACAAAGTCCTTGCCGGAGGAGGGGGGTACGTCGCGTCCGTCCAGGAAGGCGTGGACATACACCCTGGACAGTCCCCGCTGCTTGGCCATATCCAGGAGTGCGAAGATGTGCTCGATGTGGCTGTGAACGCCGCCGTCCGACAGCAGTCCCATGACATGGAGCGCCGTCCCCTTCGCCTTGCAGTCGTCCATTGCGGAAACATAGGCCTCGTTTGTGAAAAAGTCCCCGTCCTGAATGGCCTTGGAGATCCGGGGCAAGTCCTGAAAGACCACCCGGCCCGCGCCGATATTGGTGTGTCCCACCTCGGAATTGCCCATCTGCCCTGCGGGCAGCCCCACATCCAGGCCGGACGCGGACAGCTTACAGCCGGGATTGGAGGCAAAGATGCGGTCCAGGTTTGGCTTTTTTGCGTTGGCAATGGCGTTGCCCGCGGTCTCCTTCCGGAGTCCAAACCCGTCCATGATGATGAGA contains:
- the gpmI gene encoding 2,3-bisphosphoglycerate-independent phosphoglycerate mutase yields the protein MNKTPTTLIIMDGFGLRKETAGNAIANAKKPNLDRIFASNPGCKLSASGLDVGLPAGQMGNSEVGHTNIGAGRVVFQDLPRISKAIQDGDFFTNEAYVSAMDDCKAKGTALHVMGLLSDGGVHSHIEHIFALLDMAKQRGLSRVYVHAFLDGRDVPPSSGKDFVARLQAKCEALGNAKIGVISGRYYAMDRDKRWDRVQKAYDALVLGEGPFEPDPVNAVQKSYDAGVTDEFVVPVVCCKEAVIGGEDSVVFMNFRPDRAREITRCLVDPDFTDVERKKGFFPLHYVCTTEYDATMPNVTVAFPHHKLTNIFGEYISKLGLTQLRIAETEKYAHVTFFFNGGVEQVFPGEDRVLIPSPKVPTYDLKPDMSAREVTDACVERIESGSYDVIILNFANCDMVGHTGVYEAARLAVETVDECVARVVEATSRMGGITLITADHGNADRMLEDDGVTPYTAHTTNPVPFYIVGADVKLRDGKLADIAPTMLDLMGLQKPAEMDGETLIVS